The genomic interval CCAGGGGGAAAGGCAGGGCAGCGGCGCTGCTGGAATTGCTGTTCATGGAACCTCCGGGGTTTGGCTGGAGGTCCAAAAAAAGACCTCCAGCATGTTTGTCATGCTGAAGGTCTGGCTCATCGGTGGAAACCGACGACAGGGCCAAGCGCGTGAGCGCCAGTATTGTTGACCTTGCCTCGTGGAGCTACTCCCCTTCAAGGTTGGTAGCTAGGGTTGTTACGGTCCGTTTGTCAAGAATTTTCGGACAGAAATAATCCGAAATCATTGTCCCGAGGTCGTGGCGGTGAGGTGCGCCCTCTCTGAAAATCCGCCAAAACAGGCTCTTTCGTCGCGACCTTGCGTTACGGCGCACGTTCCGTGCGAGGATGATCCCCTTCGTTTGTCGTGTCTTTGCAGAGGGTGCGCGCGCTTTTGACCAGTTCCCGGAACAGGCCGCGCTGGCTGCCCAGATAGAGCAGGAATTCGGGATGCCATTGCACGCCGACCAGAAAGCATTGGGACGGATCTTCCACGGCCTGCACGATTCCGTCGAGGTCGCGACCGGTCACCAGAAGGCCCGTGCCCACGCGGTCGATGCCCTGGTTGTGCAGGCTGTTGATGCGCGAACATCCACGTCCGAGCAGTCTGGCCACCACGCTTTGCGCGATGGTCGGATCCTGTGGGACGCACAGGGTCTTGAGCGGCAACAGGGTCCGGCGGTGGGAGGTTTTGTGGCGCAGGAAGCGCAGGTCCTGAAACAGCGATCCGCCCCGGCAGACGTTGAGCAATTGCGCTCCGCGACAAATGCCGAGCAGGGGAAGCCCGCGCCTCAGCGCGTCACGGATCACTGCGGTTTCCAGCGCGTCGCGTGCGGTGTCGTAGTTGGGCTCGACCTCCGGTTCGGCGGCATAGAGCACCGGCTCGATGTCATGACCGCCGGTGACCACCACGCCATGATACTCGTGGCGGCGTTCTTCGTCCCCCGGACGCAATTGAAGCGGGCGTCCGCCGTACAGACGAATCGCCAGGGCCGCCAGGGTTCGGGGACCAACGGCGCCGCGCCGTGGACCCGTGATGGCGATCATCGGCCCAGCCATTCTCTTTCCACGGTCGCGGGCCAGTCGCCGAAGAGGCGCTGGAGCGGGTCATCGAGATATTCGAGATAGGCGGCGCAGCAGGCTTCAAGGCGCTGGTTATCGGCGGCCAGGCGCTCGACCTCCACCCAGTCGTTCCAGGCGACATAAAGCCCCCATTCGGGCTTGTGGATGTCGCAATCCGGCAACCGGTAATGAAAGGTGGGGCGGGCCTTGATCAGCACGTCGTCGGCCTTGGCGCGGACGCGTTTTTCGTCGAGAAACATGAACAGCGGCAGCATGTCGAGGGCGCGGTTTCGAGTCGGGTTGTAGGCGAGATAGTCGTCGATCAGGGTCGCAAGGCCGGGCAGGTAGTCTGCCGCGATGACCTTTTCGACATATCCTGCGGGGAACGGGTTGACGTAGCTGGTTACACGGCGCGAGAGGTCGATGTCGGCGCGCTCGAACAACCAGTCGTAAAGGCACAGAAAGGCCTTGAGGCTTGCCGTTATCAGTTCGGGTTCAAAGCTGGGCAGTTCGGGATTGAACTGCATGCCAAAAGCGTTGACGATGCTGTCGGATGTGCCCTTGGCGCCCGCTGCACGCAAACGCACGATGAGCGCTTCGACCTCGTGCAGCCTGGTCAGGGGGAGCGGCGGGCTGATGATTTCAAGCGGCACGAGCAATTCGGCTGCCCACGCCAGGACGTCCTCGGCGGTGCGGCCGAAATCCACAACTGGAGCGCCTGCCATGTGGGGCTCGCGGCCGAGTTTTTTGAGCAGGTCGAAATCGAGTTCGACCACCCAGTCACCGGCCGCATCACCCGTCAGAAGGCGCTCGTAACGCCCCGTGGCTTCCATCCGCAGCCCAAGGAATTCCGCCACGCATCCGGCCAGCGCATCAAGTTCGAGTCCGCTGATCTCCAGCTCGACCCCGACCCGGCGCATCTGTCCCTCGGCGTTTTTCAGCCATGGCGGCTGTTTGAGTTTGTGCTTTTCGTCATGCATTCATGATCCTTCCCAGGCGTATGTTATCCTTTTTTTGTCATGAAGCGCCGTATCGCCTCCGCAAGCTGGTTGGTCTGCGTCGGCTTGCTGATGTAGTCGTTCATCCCGGCGGCCAGGAATTTTTCCTTGTCTCCTGAAAGCGCGTAGGCCGTCAGCGCGATGATCCACACGTCGGAACGTCCCTTGGGCTCCTTGATCTTGCGGATGTTTTCCGTTGCTTCCAGACCGCTCATCACAGGCATCTGGATATCCATGAAAACGCAGTCAAAGGAGTGGCGGCGCACGGCCTCGACCGCTTCTCGACCGTCCCCGACACATGTCACCTCATGGCCCATGCGCTTCAGCAGGGCTGCAACGGCCAATTGGCTCACGACTTCATCTTCGACGACCAGGATGGACAAGACCCTGTCACCGTCTGTCGTCTCGTGTCTTTTGCCGCTTTCCACAACACGGAACTGTCCGTCGATGGGCATCGGCAGATGGAGCATGATAGTCGTGCCCTGGCCGACGGCGCTGTCCACGAAGATG from Desulfomicrobium apsheronum carries:
- a CDS encoding gamma-glutamyl-gamma-aminobutyrate hydrolase family protein, with amino-acid sequence MAGPMIAITGPRRGAVGPRTLAALAIRLYGGRPLQLRPGDEERRHEYHGVVVTGGHDIEPVLYAAEPEVEPNYDTARDALETAVIRDALRRGLPLLGICRGAQLLNVCRGGSLFQDLRFLRHKTSHRRTLLPLKTLCVPQDPTIAQSVVARLLGRGCSRINSLHNQGIDRVGTGLLVTGRDLDGIVQAVEDPSQCFLVGVQWHPEFLLYLGSQRGLFRELVKSARTLCKDTTNEGDHPRTERAP
- a CDS encoding amidoligase family protein — encoded protein: MHDEKHKLKQPPWLKNAEGQMRRVGVELEISGLELDALAGCVAEFLGLRMEATGRYERLLTGDAAGDWVVELDFDLLKKLGREPHMAGAPVVDFGRTAEDVLAWAAELLVPLEIISPPLPLTRLHEVEALIVRLRAAGAKGTSDSIVNAFGMQFNPELPSFEPELITASLKAFLCLYDWLFERADIDLSRRVTSYVNPFPAGYVEKVIAADYLPGLATLIDDYLAYNPTRNRALDMLPLFMFLDEKRVRAKADDVLIKARPTFHYRLPDCDIHKPEWGLYVAWNDWVEVERLAADNQRLEACCAAYLEYLDDPLQRLFGDWPATVEREWLGR